The stretch of DNA CCTGCAGCGTCTCGGGGATCTCCGGCTCCCGGCTGCCGGGTggcgcgggcggcggcggcggcggctgcggggCCGAGGACGATCCGGTGGTCAGGCCGTCCAGCCCTTTCCTGAGCTAGAATTTCCCCATGGTCTCGGGGAAGCCCCCTCCCGAGTGTTCCAGCGGCCCCAGGGCGCAAGTGGGACCCGCACAGGAAACACTGCGACTGCGGCCCGCGCCCGGCTCCCGCTCACCTGGCCGCGGGCGGGCCCCGCACCACCCGCGCCACTCCCGCTCTGGCTCCGGCTCCCGCCCGGCCTCCGCTCTTGGTCGCAGCTGCAAACACCCGGAACCCCGGGCCAGGCCGGCCCGTGGCTGACTGGACCGCCACAGCTCCCTGAGAGTCAGCACCCAGCGCCAAAGCCCTCCAAGCCAGGACAGAGGCCAACGGACATTTGACCCGCAAGCGCATGTCCAAGTTCGCCACGAGGGTCCTCTTGGTGCGCTTGCGCACACCCGACTGCAAGCTCAGCGGTGCGAACACCGTGCGCCTGCGCACGACCCgtggcctggggaggggggtCGCGCCGCACCTGCGCACACCGGCTGCCTGCTCTGCCTAGACTCGTTTGCAGCCTCGTGGCGTAAGGTAGATTAACTTTAGTGTTAATCTAACGTTTCTGAATTATATTGCAGTATGGGTAGGGACTAGAAATCTGAAGGGGCATGTATATTAATTATCCTCCTCTCACACACATAGGGAGCATGTATTATGCAGTAAATATTCTCCTCCTTTTGGGCCCCTGGTCTTCTAGTATTTCATTATGTATGAgatgaatataatatatattttctaaactaTATTGAAAATAAGgataatttattcatattttaaccCAAAGGACCCAGCAAATCGtgttcactgaatgaatgaagagatggTTAACTGGATGAAAACAATGAAtgacttcatctttttttttttttcagtgttctaacatttttttttattaattaaaaaaattaacaaaacatttagaaatcattccattctacatgtacaatcagtaattcttaatatcatcacatagttgcatattcatcatttcttagtacatttgcatcgatttagaaaaagaaataaaaagacaacagaataagaattaaaacgataatagagagaaaaaaaacctatacctcacatgcagcttcattcaatgttttaacataattgcattacaattagttagtattgtgctgtccattcctgagtttttatatccagtcctgttgcacagtctgtatcccttcagctccaattaccccttctcttttttttttttaattaacggaaaaaaagaaattaacccaacatttagaaatcataccattctacatatgcaatcagtaattcttaacatcatcacatagatgcatgatcatcgtttcttagtacatttgcatcggtttagaagaactagcaacacaacccaaaaagatacagaatgttaatatagagaaaaaaataaaagtaataatagtaaaaacaaagcaaaacaaaacaaaaacctatagctcagatgcagcttcattcagtgttttaacatgattactttacaattaggtattattgtgctgtccatttttgagtttttgtatctagtcctgttgcacagtctgtatcccttcagctccaattgcccattgtcttaccctgtttctaactcctgctggactctgttaccaatgacatattccaagtttattctcgaatgtccgttcacatcagtgggaccatacagtatttgtcttttagtttttggctagactcactcagcataatgttctctaggtccatccatgttattacatgcttcataagtttatcctgtcttaaagctgcataatattccatcgtatgtatataccacagtttgtttagccactcgtctgttgatggacatttggctatttcatctctttgcaattgtaaataacgctgctataaacattggtgtgcaaatgtccgtttgtgtctttgcccttaagtcctttgagtagattcccagcaatggtattgctgggtcgtatggcaattctatattcagctttttgaggaaccgccaaactgccttccacagtggttgcaccatttgacattcccaccaacagtggataagtaaaggacttacacacagaaaaccaaaaacattgctgaaataaatcaaagaagacctaaataaatgttaaaaaaaatttatgatataaattctgtgttcatgggagactaaatattgccaagatctcaattctacccaaactgattcagAGATTAAACACAATTCCAGTGAaatttccaacagcctactttacagaaattgaaaagccaattaccaaatttatctcATTAGGTAAGAGGCCCTAAATAGACAAAAAcaccttgaaaaggaagaataaagttaggggactcatactttctgactttaaaccATACTACAAAGTTAAAGTGGTGAAAACAACATCATAGTCATAAAGGTagctatattgaccaatgaaatcaaattgagagttcagatatagaccctcacatctatggccaattgatatttgtcAAAACCACCAagttcactcaactgggacagaattgtCTCTAtgacaaatggtgttgggacagCCAAATATTCACATGAATAAGAATAAAAGAGGTCCCCTATTTCACACCTAATACAAAAATtgacacctaaatataagaatgaggatcataaagctcctagaagaaaatagtagggaagcatctttgaAATCTTATGGTAGGTAATGGCTTTTAGGCTCTATTCCCAGAGCcctagcaatgaaagaaaaaaaaaaacagataaatgggacctcctcaaaattaaatacctttGTGCCTCAGAAAATTTTTCTCATGAAAGTGAAATATAacctactcaatgagagaaaatgtcTGGGAGCCACATATCttataagggcttaatatccagaatatataaagacatcctaatacaacagaataaaaaacaaataactcaatttaaaatgggcaaaagacttgaaaggacatttttttccaaagagtaaatacaaatagctaaaaagcacatgaaatgatatgcaacctcactagctattaggtaaaggcaaatcaaaacaataatgaaatatttcacacctactacactggtcattatcaaaaaacaaaaaaacaaaaagaaaccagaaaacttCAAGTGTTGGAGGGGAGGTGGAGGAGTAATATTCATTccctgctggtgagaatgtagaatgatgtagccactgtggaaggcagttggtcagttcctcaggaaactacatacagaattgccatgtgatctggCAGTCCCACTactaggtgtatacccagaaCAACTGAAGGCAGGGAATGAAAAactatttgcacaccagtgttcatagcggTATGATGCACAATCAcgaaaagatggaagcaagccaaatgcccatcaactggtgaatggatcaacaaaatgtatattcatgtgaTTAATATTATGAAGCTGTAAGAAGGACTAAAGTAAAGATACATGTGCCAACATCGATAAATGATGaggaaaataaaccagacacaagaggaaaatttattgcatgatttcactgatatgaactaattaaagTAAGCAAACTCATTGAGTTGGTATCTAGAATGCAGTTTCAAGTTGGGAGAATAAGGGTAAAGAAtgggggagctgatgcttaatttgtgcagaatttctatttaggttcattgtaaatgtttgggaatAGATAGAggggatggtagcacattattgtgagtgtaattaatagtgctgaattatgtttgtgaatgtggatGAAATCAGAATTTTGAGTCATGTgtattactagaaggaaagttaggaGATAAAACACAACTGTAATACACAGTCATTCCTGTTGTGGATCATGGACTGTGGTTAACAGTACAAAtctaagaatgttctttcatgaattataacaaattaaTGACACTATTACAAAGTGATAATAATAAGGTTGTATAGAGGAGAAAATGCATTTAATATAATAtacggactatagttaacagtaatattttaatattctttcatcagttgtaaaaaaGGTACCACATTATTGCCAAGGAATATAgggaacattgtatttttttagatgacttttctagaaacctacaacttctccgatttacaaaaaaacaataatttttaaaaattatgctaagcgaaaaaaacaagacacaaatcactacatattgtatgattccatttatataaaatgtaaatagaatTAAATTTATATGCAGAGAATTATGTAATGTTAGGGAAGGATAGAGGAATTGAGAGGTGACTCCTAAGGGGGTATGgggtttttatttttggagtaatgataatgttttaaaattgattatggtgatgaatgcacaattctgaTAGTAATAAAAgccattgtacactttggatggattgtatggtttgtgaatgtatctcaataaaactgtttaaaataaatagaCTTTGAACCAAAAAgccataaagcaagtctcaaaaaatcaAATGACTGAAAGCTAACAGGGCATATTCTTGGACAACAGTGcaattacaaataataaaaagataactaGAAAATCCCAGGCTCTTAGTAATTAAGAATAAGCAGGTGTCAAGGAAGAATCATAATGGATTCCTGGGGGGTgagcttttaaaatgctttttaaaatgacacTAAGACCAGAAGTCAAGGTGAGAATACagtaaaagataataaaaatgaaaatttctttatggcaaaatgaactttaaataagttaaaagataaagatCCACTGGGTAAAAGAATAGTACCTTATTTAGCATATAAGGAATTCaaatccacaatatataaagagaaccAACAAATCAGCAGTGGAAAAGATGATAATCCAATCCAACAGGAACTTCCATTCAATATGATCAAACAAATTACAGAATTAAATGGTAAACTGATCAGTAATCATGTGAAAATGTGTTCCACCTCATTATCATAATTTACAAACAAAGATAATAAGATACTGTTTTCTAATCAGAGTGGCAAACATTTAGGATTGATATTTTACGGTTACAGACATGTGGAAAAAAGAGCATTCTCATACATTCTTGGCAGGAGAGCAGAATACGATGGTTTTCAGATACTCATGAATAAAGCAAGATGTTATATGCAAGAATGACTACAGCATAATTTAtgaatgaaaaattggaaacaatctacACCTAGCTTATTAGATCTATGATACAGTTCTATATTAGAGACATAGAGATTTCCAAGATAACgctgttattttaatttacttaCACCTTGTTTTCGTTTCCTAAGGTCACTTATGTAAATCCCATGAAATCAGTCAGGTTAGGCAATGGGAATTAGTTTTCATTTATGGTTTTGTGGCCAGAAAAATGGCCAAAtctgtggtattctggggctgactgctgtttactcttggtccttagcttgttaCTTGGCTGTCTCTCCTGGACTCTACCAGGTTCTGTTTTGAcgtcttgcttcctgtggctttctttctctttgtctggatttcattttcttataatggactccagtaataggattaagacccattttgactGAAGTATTTCACATCTTCTCTGAAGGACCCTCATCAAAAAATTTCCTATATACattgagttcacacccacagaaatgggttaattttaagaacatgtttttctgttcttttttctacAATTCCAAACTATCACAATCCTCATAAAATTCCCATAAGGTAAATACTGACActgtcttcattttaaaaatttagagagGCACAGAGATGTCAAGTAATTTTCCCAATGTCACAAATCTGCTACGTTAAAGAGAAAGGATTCCAACCCACGTGGCTTGGTGTTCCTCCCaaattttctcaatttctcactttattcttctttccaaTCCCCTTCGTTTTAGTCCCCCTCCCCATGTTTTAGTAAATTTTCAATCTGTTAGCAATTTAATGGAGAGAAAATTGGGGTGTGTAAAAGGAAATGTTTCTCTCTTGCTTGCTCCCTCTAGCTTTATTGTCTAAAAGATCATGAGATACTTTTGtaaacaaaagttttcaaagagaaaaaaaacaacaccagttcttttcaacaagtatttattccACCCTGTGTGCCTGTGGTGGGAGTGGAAAATGAGACATTCTAAAGGCTTCTGATCCATCTGACTTAAaacaagttaaaaacaaaaaacaaaacaaaacattgtttaaaggaaagagagaacaagAACGGAAGAGTAAACTCATCCAGTAAGAAATACGATCTTGACCTCTCGATTTGTACTCCaaattccttttcctctcttcattTAGGTGATGCACCGTTAGTTTTCATGAGTTTTGGACACTTCGCCCTTGAAAATAATTGTTCCTATTGTGTTGTCTATTCCTGTATTTCCTCTCTGGTGCATTTCCTCTCCAGAACGTCCAAAACCCATATATTGAATATTTAACAATACGGCCCCCCACTCCGCCCCTACCCTTCCACCCCAGCCCCGACTCTGAAAAGCCACAAGGAATCCTAGCGAAGGCAGCCAGGGGGAGAGTAAGAAAAGCTCGCCTCAGCCCCTTCAGAGCACCTTCAGTCTCTGACTTTCCATGGACTTTCCGGGCAGGCGCAGGGCTGGAGCTTGCACGGCTCTGGGCACGAGCGGCTCTCCAGACCAAGAGTGCCCGCTGGTTCCGCGTGCGCCGCGAGCGGGCTTCGGAGCGGCTTTGGGAAGCGAGCCCAGACGCACAGCGGGCCCTGGAGCTCCAGCCGGCCCAGCGGTTCCCCGGACAGGCTCTGCGCCAAGGCGACGGTGCAGCGGCTCCTCCCTAAGTCTGCCTCACAGGACACTTGCTTGGGTTGAACCGCACCGCTTGACCTCACAGAGAGCGGTCCCGCATCACGACAAAAGCAGGCTCAGGAATACCTGCCGCCGGGCTAGGAGTCTAAGAAAGGACGATGAATAAAGTCATCTAGCTGTCCTTTAACAGTGGGTATTAATTGGAAGCCTATCTGGTGCTCAAAAGTACACTAGGCACTCCAGAATCCACAGAGAATGCAAAAGATAGAGGCCATATCTATACGGCctctatatagatatagatgtataGTGACTAAGACCCTTAAATCAGGAGTCAGGCTGCCTACCTTTGAATCCCATCTCTGCTACTTAATGTCTGTAGACTTTGAGCTGCTTGTTTCATGTAGGTGTCTTCCTTGCTTCATTTCTGAAACGGACAATCACTCAAGTTAATATGCAATGTGATTAGAACAGACTTGCAATACAGAAAGTACtcaataaaaattactttttagtaaaaacaagaaaatttttaCAAAGCCCCTGTTCTTCAAGCTCATCTGGTTTTCCATGTTCTTCAAGCTCATCTGGTTTTCCATGTCATTCTATTTATACACAGTTATTTCTGGCATCTTGACATGGCCACTTCCTAGTTCTATGAACAGGCGGTCATTTTCCCACCCATACTAGCAATTTGAGATATGGGGTATGTTTGTTTAGTGCTAGGTATGTGGTGATTTGGAGCCTCTTTTATCTCCCTGTAATTTGCCTATCAACAGAACTTTTTCTTGATACCACCCTAGAGTTTAACACAATTGTGAGGCTTTGGGCAATAAACACCATAAAAAAAAACacgaggaaataaaaataaatgaaaagggaaatgaatAGATTTCTGCAGAGGACAGGAAAATGGGATGTAAAATAGCTTGGTTAGATTAAGCAGCCTTCAGATCTGTAAGAGTGTTCTaactgaaaggaaggaaatagtgcTATACATTTTGATTTAATAAATCAACATATTGATGCTTATCAATTTAGTACATTGTCCAAGGCCAACTTCTGGCCTTTTAGAACTTAAAGTGCGGGTGGAGAGACCTTTCTGAAGGTGCATGAATTGGCTCCTAATATACCTTTCCTCTTCTCCAATGACCTCGCCCTCTTTTGTTCTCTGTAACCCTGTTGACCGCTTATTTCCTCCTGTGAGCCAAAGTCCCTCCAGCCTCGGGACTTTTGTCTGTGTGGTTCCCTCTGTAATCACCGACTCCGTCCTCCCGCACCCAGTCGGTTAATTCTACTTGATGTCTGAGGACTTTGATTCTAGACTTCTTTCAACTCTCAGAGATGATTTTCCTGACAGCCCATCACCACCATGAGTTAAATTAGTGCCCCAATTATCCTATCTAAAGCATTATGTAGTTTTACTCATAGCATTCAGAAAtttgtaataatatatttaattgtgTCTGGTCCCCCCCACCCTTTGTTCATCTTTGTAGTTCTAGTGCCGTGCTGTAGATACATGCCTTCAATCAACATTCCCTGAAGAAACCTTCATCTGAGAGAGCATTTACACAAGTATTTGTCTATATATGCATGTACACATATAgatatgtatgcacacacacacaaactctctAACTTGACAAGTGTTAAATTTAAAAGCCAAAACACTTTGGTTTATTAATACTACCAAATCATACTTTCCACTTTCcagattttgttttaaacaagTGTTTGAAAAAAATCGTTTGCCTGTCCTAGTGAAACTAGGTAAGCACAAGAGTAAATTCAATTTCTCGGCTTTTCAGCCTTACACATTAAAGGTATTCTTTTAACAAATGTCACTGAAATTTGACAATTTTTGAGAATGTCCTTCCccagtgaaatagaaaatttgagtaCAAAGGACACACACATGAGAGTCCATGTAACTCAGCTTGGCAGTGAGCTAGCTGCATGGCATTAAACAACCATTTCATCTCTCTGAGGTTAGGAGGAAAGGAAACAACTCAAATCTGAGAGGGCTGTCTGAGTTGCCAGGAAAGGCTTTCTAGGAGCAACTGTGGACCCAAaggctattttgttttgtttgtgtttctttatctTTGTGGTTCACTTGTTAGCTTTATAAAACACTTGATTGCCAATATCTCACTTGTCCCCATCATTATTCACaggtttattataaaatattctcccacattgtctatatttttgaTTTGCTTTCTTGAACCAAAAACATAGGAACATATTTTTACAGGAAGACTTTGTTAGAACGTACTTTGTATTTAGATTTGGCTTCAGTCACACCCATGTCCCTCCAGAGATGTGATAAATCACACACGTGGTGTGCTTTTGTGCAGTGTGCTAAAAATGATGCAAAGCTTTCCCCTCTTTGCCCCACCTTTTGTGTGAATACATTTTGTTTTGCTCAGCTTACTGGAACTAAGGTTGAgcaaatgaaatgtttttctccTTAGATGTTAactaaatctttttaaaatgtatggaaTTTATCTGCTAACATGAACTAAATGACATGGAAATTATGGCATCGGTGATTCACCTCGGCAACTGTTGAGTTCTCCCTCCAGctttcctccaaaccttcccttGCCCTATCTAATTTCTCATTACAAGAAACTTAGAATTCCTGTAATATTTTTTCAGAGCAGTCTAGTTAtactaaaataattcagaacataaacGTCCATCTTATGGCTACATATAACTGGTTATATTGTGGAGTTTTCTTTACAAAAAAATACGTACTGTGTTCCTTCTCTTGGCAACTGTTCAGGACTTGCTCTTGAAATGAAGTGTCTTCATGACATTGTAGGCAAGGGGAAAATAATTGAAACAACAGTCCTTTAAAATTGCTGTTAAAATTGGTTAGTggctactgatttttttttttaaacaaagcatATTAAAGAGTGGTGGGAGAGAAAGATaccaaaaacagataaaaactTTAGAGACATTCAGTTGGGTGTGTTAAGAAATAGTATGTATTTCCACTCAAGAATTTGTCAGTCTTTAGTTGGTTTACCTGTTAGTTATTATATAATAGATACAATAGTATATCTATTAAAGTACTGTTAGAGTATTTTAGGGTGGTAAGTATTAATTTTAAGGTTTTATCCTTTAATGATGGAGATGTGAGGTTGTCAAAAGTAATTGGTGGCCTTTTGTGTGTAtgaattttgtctctttttatagTTCCTAATATGATGGAATTTAAGACATTACTGTAGCTTATCAAAACTTTATTCTCCTTTGGCTATATATGTTTATTAGTGTATTTTTCACCTTATATATGAGTTGCAGAAAATGcaagttttaatctttttttgccCTCTGATCTGACAAGATCCACAACAGTTGATTTCTGACCAGTTAATGCAAACCAGGAGTACTATTGTTTTAAGAAAATTCAAGTCAAATCAGTAACCCATACAAATCTTTACATTTATTCCAAACCAATTTTGAGTTATTCTACCATTGCTGAACTTCTTGAATATGTATAATTAGGGGATAACTCTAACTTGAATTTTTGGAGTTTACTAGATTATGAAATTTTACAATTAAAGTAGGCAATGATGAAGAAACAGTTTTGATGGAGAGGAAGGACAATGGTTTCTTCACGGCAACACCAGATTTCAGTTAAAGATACAgaggaactggttgatgttcatTTACCATTCAGGACAGCACAAGGGAAGGACTCATACAGGGGCAGCTGGGGTTTGGTGTGGGCTGGGACAGGAGCAGGACTGACTCATATCAGTCTGTGGGTCCAAGATAAAAGCAGCCAGGTAACAGCTTTCCCCTTGTACAGTAAATGGAATTAAGAGGCCTGAAGAAGGTTGGGATTTACTTTGGGAGACTGTAAAAAACAGTTTCTGAGTAGTAGTGGGAAAGCCCAGGATGGGATCCAGGACTGGAATGAAGTTGTACTGAGTAGAATGTTTTTTGTCGTTATGTTACTGTAGAAATAATCAAGCACAAAGTTTCAGTTTGTGAGAGTCCAACAGCCATGACCACCCTTAAGAGTGGGTTCTCAAGCTAAAAACATCTTAATGCACAGAACAGAGTTAACCTTCCTAAACTTGCCATCCCATTGGGCAGAGCATGTCCACAGGACGTGGGGTCTCCAGAGATGAGTGGACTGGTGTGTCCTTATAAGTAACCTGTGTTTCTCAGCTCAGAGGCCCCTACAGGACCCCACACTTCCCTGGGTTGCAGAGGCTCCAAATTTGAACTTGGTTACTATCTGGGGTCTTGGGCTTTCAGTGTTCTTTGATGGTTGTCTGCCCTCATTGGACCCTCTCTCTCCAAGGCTTTTAGGCAATGTTCACCATCCTGGGTGGACCTGCAACCTGTAAGGTCCCACTCAGAAACTTAGCATGGGGAGTGGGGTCAGATAAAGGGTAAATGACCAGGTACCATTAgactaaatgaataaaagagcAGTATCCCATGCATTTGACTATACAGTTTTTAATTTGAGTATCCCTTTTTAACAGTCTGATTTGAGCTATGAATCTGAAGGCAATGTATTAATACTAGGTCTTCCTTTTTCAGAACTATTTAAACTATGAACAAAGTAATTTGTTGCATTTACCTTCCCCCCGTATTGTTAAGTCTGTTGTTAACTTGTTGTTTGGCATAATGCTTTATTCAGTTTCTGAAAAGATGCAATTGGTTTTTTGTGGTTTATGCTCCAGAATCCAACGTCTCCTTCAGTGTTTCGCCTATAGAGAAGATGTACACAAATATCTATTACTgctaatttttccatttaaaaaaatcctagaGAAACCTGAGAAGAAATGTTATACTTCTTAGGGAAAATATTGTGTAATTTATACTATAGTCTATCAAGATCAGTTTTATTTGTGTGCatcttatatacataaatattattcAAATCATACttattaacagaaaataaaatttaatgtcaGTTCACTGTAATGAAATCCTCCAATACATTCCCTGTACCTACATTTCATAACATACACACATGTGTAGGATTAAATAAGAACCAAGCATATGTTCTGATTTTTTCTCCCAAGAAAATCATAAATAAGATAGGTTCCTATCAAGTATGTATAAgagttttttctatttaataattTAAGATTCTGTAGAAGAAAACACTGTAGTTGGAAGAAATGATCAAAAATAAGcatctttttttctcaaatgatttttaatctttattttatctGTGTTAAGATAGccaaaaagatgcttaactttcACTACAGTGCCAGCCTTGCTAGAGATATTAGACACCCTGCAGGACCAGCAACCTTGTTTTTCCTTCATGAAGTTTCATGGTCTCTTACTCACTGCTgtacttatttcattttatttataaaactaaaTTAAAGCATTTTAACGGCAATTTATATAGAATTAAGCTGTTTCATTTTCCACAAGCTTTAGGATTCTTCAACACAATTAAGATTCATTTTTGCCATGCTCACAGTAAAGTTTTTAACTCTTCAGCTTCATATATGTAAAATTGAatttgtgtgcatatatatgtgtcCATAGATAGAAATAAAGTTTATCTGTATGTAAAcatgttatataatatatatgtacatctgcacagaagtaaaaattaaatgtcTTCAAGACAATGTGATGGCCCAGTGATTTCTACAAACTATTGTAAATTGCATTTCTGTAATTCATATGTTCTTCAGTCTACGTGGCTGCCGGTCTTTATTTTGAATTTGTATGTgtccctttttaaatttctgctgaAATCAGGATCGTTGCTTTTGTACCAAAACCTCAGAGATTATGAACTATTGATTTCTTGAATCTTTCTGTTCCTGAAAGATTAAATATGTGTGCATTTAATATTATTCAGTGTTATCTGTTAAGGGGTGTCAAAGTATAATGTATCAGTTCAGGATAGTTCATTAAATCATACTTGTGATGTGTTTTCTTGCTATCTGTTCTGAGGCTGATCCTGTATTGTTTCCAACTTGGACTGGTGTTATGGGTTGCAGGCAGAGCCTTTAACTAGATAACTAAGGAACCAGCAGCATGGTCACTCACCTGAGGCTGAGAAATAAAAAGAGGTTGGCTTGGAATGTAATGAGCTGTGGTATTTTGGAGATCTGTGATGATCCAGGCAGTATTGGAGCATTTGCCCAGACCTGATAGGAGTAGGGGATTTCCTGTTGCACAGTTTCCATGAACTCCATTCTGCTGAAATTATTGTGAAACCAGTACTTGAATGGAGGAAATGTGCATCCCAGCCTTCCTGCTAAAGCTACATGAATGAAATAGTTGAATGGTGTTTAAAGGTccataatagaaaaatatagagaaaatgttAAGATTGAAAGCTTGACCAACTTATTATTCTATATTAATGCCATGTCTCCATACGtcaaaaacaaaatgttataaattAACAACCATTAAACCATGAAGGAAACAGAAGATTGTGTAAATGTAGAGTCTACTAGACCATAAGTTCCATGAATGTAAAACCATAGTAGCCCCA from Tamandua tetradactyla isolate mTamTet1 chromosome 17, mTamTet1.pri, whole genome shotgun sequence encodes:
- the LOC143661227 gene encoding uncharacterized protein LOC143661227, encoding MRLRVKCPLASVLAWRALALGADSQGAVAVQSATGRPGPGFRVFAAATKSGGRAGAGARAGVARVVRGPPAARKGLDGLTTGSSSAPQPPPPPPAPPGSREPEIPETLQATTSSNARRHRGSRGARARLSPWSHVPFSQGDCHCWMSCPVEREREFLSSDVMTEFSTACIYLHEVTSPRSSSQTPC